From Verrucomicrobia bacterium S94, the proteins below share one genomic window:
- a CDS encoding glutamate synthase subunit beta, which translates to MGKPTGFLEYVRQTNPMRPEKERVKDWDEVYVLRDEQTCREQGARCMDCGVPFCHRGEMMQGGASGCPINNLIPEWNDLIYRNRWREALDRLHYTNNFPEVTGRVCPAPCEAGCVLGINEPAVTIHDNERTIIDKGFENGWVVPEPPEVRTDKKVAIVGSGPAGLACAQQLNRAGHNVTLFERADRIGGLMMYGIPNMKLDKKVMQRRIDIIEQEGVVYKTNTEVGKDIRAAELKRNFDAVVLATGATKPRDLPVEGRNLKGVHFAMEFLHANTKSLLDSNLEDGNYISAKDKKVIVIGGGDTGTDCVGTALRHGCERVSQLEIMPKPEVERNRVSNPWPQWPANLKTDYGQQEAIALQGTDPRTFSIMTTKFEGNDAGELVAIHTVEVEWVDNGNGGRMPKAIEGTEKRTEADLVLLAMGFLGPEDPVAEQLGVERDPRSNYKAEHEVYTTNVKGVFAAGDARRGQSLVVWAINEGRGCAREVDKYLMGDTVLP; encoded by the coding sequence ATGGGAAAACCAACTGGATTTTTAGAGTACGTTCGTCAGACCAACCCTATGCGTCCTGAAAAGGAGCGCGTTAAGGACTGGGATGAAGTATATGTGTTGCGCGATGAGCAGACCTGCCGGGAGCAGGGTGCCCGCTGTATGGACTGCGGTGTTCCGTTCTGTCATCGGGGTGAAATGATGCAGGGCGGGGCCAGCGGATGCCCGATTAACAACCTCATTCCGGAATGGAATGATTTGATTTACCGCAACCGCTGGCGCGAAGCGCTCGATCGTCTGCACTACACCAATAACTTTCCGGAAGTTACGGGTCGTGTATGTCCGGCACCGTGCGAAGCCGGATGCGTCCTTGGGATCAACGAACCGGCGGTGACGATCCACGACAACGAACGCACCATTATCGATAAAGGTTTTGAAAACGGCTGGGTTGTTCCCGAGCCGCCGGAAGTTCGAACCGATAAAAAGGTGGCCATTGTGGGGTCGGGACCCGCCGGGCTGGCGTGTGCCCAACAGCTCAACCGGGCCGGTCATAATGTCACGCTGTTTGAGCGTGCTGACCGGATCGGCGGCCTGATGATGTACGGGATTCCCAACATGAAGCTGGATAAAAAAGTAATGCAGCGCCGCATCGACATCATCGAACAGGAAGGCGTGGTTTACAAAACAAACACCGAAGTCGGTAAAGATATCAGAGCCGCCGAACTTAAACGGAATTTTGATGCGGTGGTGCTTGCAACCGGTGCCACGAAGCCGCGGGACCTTCCGGTGGAAGGACGCAATCTGAAGGGGGTCCATTTTGCGATGGAGTTTCTTCATGCGAATACGAAATCGCTGCTCGACAGCAACCTCGAAGACGGCAATTACATTTCGGCCAAGGATAAAAAGGTCATTGTCATAGGCGGCGGTGACACCGGTACGGACTGTGTGGGAACGGCATTGCGTCATGGTTGCGAGCGGGTATCGCAGCTCGAAATCATGCCGAAACCGGAAGTTGAGCGGAACCGCGTTTCCAACCCATGGCCGCAGTGGCCGGCCAACCTTAAGACCGACTACGGACAGCAGGAGGCGATTGCTCTGCAGGGTACGGACCCGCGGACGTTTTCCATTATGACCACAAAATTTGAAGGCAACGATGCCGGCGAGCTGGTTGCCATCCACACGGTGGAAGTGGAATGGGTGGACAATGGTAACGGAGGCAGAATGCCGAAAGCCATTGAAGGAACTGAAAAGCGTACTGAAGCGGATCTGGTCCTGCTTGCTATGGGTTTTCTCGGACCGGAGGATCCGGTTGCTGAACAGCTCGGTGTGGAGCGCGATCCGCGATCCAATTATAAAGCGGAGCACGAAGTTTATACCACCAATGTTAAAGGTGTTTTTGCTGCCGGAGATGCCCGTCGCGGTCAGTCATTGGTGGTCTGGGCCATTAATGAAGGGCGCGGCTGTGCCCGGGAAGTGGATAAATATCTGATGGGGGATACCGTTCTCCCATAA
- the gltB gene encoding glutamate synthase large subunit produces the protein MYGMPEGRGLYRADFEHTSCGIGFVANLKGRKKHAVITDALDMLERMEHRGGTGFDIKSGDGAGILLQMPHELFLEECPKQGIKLPKFGEYGVGMTFFPKDETLQAECREIIERNLRRLKLPLLGYRIVPVDNSDLGRDSSETEPSVQQIFIGKPNGMSAEEFDRKLFVFRKYTERIANETVAGIGPDGLNIISCSYKTINYKGQLVTEQVPKYFLDLQNEATVSAIALVHSRFSTNTFPSWKLAQPFRYIAHNGEINTNKGNVNWMRAREILLECAAFSREELEMIFPICDISASDSANLDMVIEMLVLSGRSLPHVLMMLIPEAWQNDPDMDPAKRAFYEFHSAMMEPWDGPASVCFTDGVLVGATLDRNGLRPSRYCVTDDDMLIMASESGVIDVDHDKVKIRGRLQPGKMFVADLNQGRIISDEEVKADLCSRKPYQEWVNQTMVHLKDLPTSPDYDAKPAADNTLFCRQKIFGYTYEDINEILVPMATGGKEPLGSMGADNPLAVLSDRPQQLSHYFKQLFAQVTNPPIDPIRERVVMDLRTYVGGFTNILTESPEHCRRIAIDQPVLTNEDLSKLVGLNHQRFQAKRLEILFPATGAPGVLEKTLDRICRYAEDAIDEGYSIIILSDLNSNPGHAAIPSVLAAGAVHHHLIRSGKRGKADLVMEVGDVREVHHFATLLGYGASAVNPYMALDTICSMEQNDLLNGISAEKAIQNYIKAVNSGLLKIFSKMGISTLASYQGAQIFEIVGLNSDVVNSYFSGTVSRIEGLSLDDIAQEALLKHRKGYPTRGGSSKVLEPGGDYHWRKGGERHLFNPTTIRLLQECTRENDYAKYKEYSKTVDDQSRAAFTLRGLMEFDSDRPSIPLDEVEPAENILKRFATGAMSFGSISWEAHTTLAIAMNRIGSRSNSGEGGEDPKRYTKLPNGDDMCSATKQIASGRFGVNSYYLSKASELQIKMAQGAKPGEGGHLPGHKVNGWIGRTRGATPGVGLISPPPHHDIYSIEDLAQLIYDLKNANRDARINVKLVSEAGVGTIAAGVCKAKADAVLIAGYDGGTGASPLSSIKHAGLPWELGLSETHQTLVRNRLRNRIVVQADGQMKTSRDLAIATLLGAEEWGVATAALVVQGCIMMRKCHSNTCPVGIATQRGELRAKFTGDPDHVVNYFKFLVAGLREIMAELGFRTIDEMVGQSQVLKFRDDVDHWKYRNLDLSPILYKETIGADEGGTYHCKSQNHMLENVLDWKLVEAAKDALENGEKVHAEFDVINTDRSVGTILSHEVTKIYEDKGLPDGTIHIKLNGSIGQSMGAFMTKGIELELEGDANDYVGKGLSGGHLIIYPSKGAQFVPEENILVGNVCFYGATAGRAYVRGVAGERFCVRNSGAEVVVEGIGDHGCEYMTGGKVVVLGRTGRNFGAGMSGGIAYVYDIDGDFADKCNMEMIEFEKVHAVKEVEELKAMITAHQQKTGSTVAAAILADWDAALAKFVKVIPTDYKRMLSYIEQAREKGEYETEEEIIDAAFDMHIAALNG, from the coding sequence ATGTACGGTATGCCGGAGGGCCGGGGATTGTATCGTGCTGATTTTGAGCACACCAGTTGCGGGATTGGTTTTGTCGCCAATCTGAAAGGCCGAAAAAAACATGCCGTGATCACAGACGCGCTCGATATGCTAGAACGGATGGAGCACCGCGGCGGAACAGGTTTTGATATCAAGTCCGGCGACGGAGCCGGCATTCTGTTGCAGATGCCGCATGAACTTTTCCTGGAAGAGTGTCCGAAGCAGGGCATCAAACTGCCGAAGTTCGGAGAATACGGAGTTGGGATGACCTTCTTCCCGAAGGATGAAACTCTGCAGGCCGAATGCCGTGAAATTATTGAGCGAAACCTGCGCCGGTTAAAACTTCCGTTGCTGGGCTATCGAATCGTACCGGTCGATAATTCCGATCTGGGCCGCGATTCCTCCGAAACCGAGCCGAGTGTACAGCAGATTTTCATCGGAAAACCCAACGGGATGTCGGCGGAAGAGTTTGATCGCAAGCTGTTTGTTTTCCGCAAATATACGGAACGCATCGCCAATGAAACTGTTGCGGGGATCGGTCCGGACGGACTGAATATTATTTCGTGTTCCTACAAAACGATCAACTATAAGGGGCAGCTGGTTACCGAGCAGGTTCCGAAATATTTTCTCGATCTGCAGAACGAAGCCACTGTGTCAGCCATCGCGCTGGTTCATTCCCGCTTCTCCACCAATACATTCCCTTCCTGGAAGCTGGCTCAGCCGTTCCGTTATATTGCGCACAACGGTGAAATCAACACCAACAAGGGAAATGTCAACTGGATGCGTGCCCGCGAAATTCTGTTGGAATGCGCCGCGTTTTCCAGAGAAGAGCTGGAGATGATTTTCCCGATCTGCGATATCAGCGCCTCCGACTCGGCGAATCTGGATATGGTGATTGAGATGCTGGTGCTTTCCGGCCGCTCGCTTCCGCATGTACTGATGATGCTGATTCCTGAGGCGTGGCAGAATGATCCGGATATGGATCCGGCTAAGCGCGCATTTTATGAGTTCCATTCTGCAATGATGGAACCGTGGGACGGTCCGGCATCGGTCTGCTTTACGGATGGTGTTCTGGTGGGGGCGACTCTGGACCGCAACGGCCTGCGTCCTTCGCGCTACTGCGTGACCGATGACGATATGCTGATTATGGCATCCGAATCCGGGGTGATTGATGTCGATCACGATAAAGTTAAGATTCGGGGGCGTTTGCAGCCCGGTAAGATGTTTGTGGCCGACTTAAATCAGGGCCGCATTATTTCCGATGAAGAAGTGAAGGCGGATCTCTGTTCGCGCAAGCCGTATCAGGAATGGGTAAACCAGACCATGGTTCATTTGAAGGACCTGCCGACTTCCCCGGACTATGATGCGAAGCCGGCTGCGGACAATACGCTTTTCTGCCGACAGAAAATATTCGGTTACACCTACGAGGACATCAATGAAATCCTGGTGCCGATGGCCACTGGCGGAAAAGAGCCGCTTGGCTCTATGGGAGCGGATAATCCGCTGGCGGTACTCTCGGATCGCCCGCAGCAGCTTTCACACTATTTCAAGCAGCTCTTTGCGCAGGTCACCAATCCGCCGATTGACCCCATCCGTGAACGGGTGGTTATGGATTTGCGCACATATGTCGGTGGATTCACCAATATTCTGACCGAATCGCCGGAGCATTGCCGCCGGATTGCGATTGATCAGCCGGTGTTGACCAATGAGGATCTCTCCAAGCTTGTCGGGCTTAATCACCAGCGCTTCCAGGCGAAGCGGCTGGAAATTCTGTTCCCGGCCACGGGTGCGCCGGGCGTACTCGAAAAAACGCTCGACCGTATCTGCCGTTATGCGGAGGATGCGATTGACGAGGGGTATTCCATCATCATTCTGTCGGACCTCAATTCAAATCCGGGTCATGCGGCGATTCCGTCCGTGCTGGCGGCGGGAGCGGTTCATCATCATCTCATCCGTTCCGGCAAGCGCGGAAAAGCGGATCTTGTGATGGAAGTCGGTGATGTGCGCGAAGTGCATCATTTCGCGACGCTTCTCGGTTACGGAGCGTCTGCAGTGAACCCCTATATGGCGCTCGACACCATCTGCAGTATGGAACAGAACGATCTGCTTAATGGCATTTCTGCGGAAAAGGCCATTCAGAATTATATTAAGGCGGTGAACTCCGGTCTGTTGAAGATCTTTTCGAAGATGGGCATTTCAACATTGGCGTCCTATCAGGGTGCGCAGATTTTTGAAATTGTCGGCCTTAATTCCGATGTGGTGAATAGCTATTTTTCCGGAACAGTGAGCCGTATTGAAGGGCTGAGTTTGGATGATATTGCGCAGGAAGCCCTGCTGAAACACCGCAAAGGTTATCCAACCCGGGGTGGCTCAAGTAAGGTGCTGGAGCCCGGAGGTGACTACCACTGGCGCAAAGGCGGTGAGCGGCATCTGTTCAATCCGACAACGATCCGCCTGCTGCAGGAATGCACGCGCGAAAACGATTACGCGAAGTATAAGGAATATTCCAAAACCGTGGACGATCAGAGCAGAGCGGCATTTACGCTGCGCGGTCTGATGGAGTTCGATTCCGACCGACCGTCGATTCCTCTTGATGAGGTTGAACCGGCAGAAAATATTCTGAAGCGTTTTGCTACCGGAGCCATGTCGTTCGGTTCCATCTCCTGGGAAGCGCATACCACGCTGGCTATTGCGATGAACCGTATCGGCTCCCGTTCCAACTCCGGCGAAGGCGGTGAGGATCCGAAACGGTATACCAAACTGCCGAACGGTGACGACATGTGTTCGGCCACCAAGCAGATTGCATCCGGGCGTTTCGGAGTGAACAGTTATTACCTCTCCAAAGCGTCCGAGCTGCAGATTAAGATGGCGCAGGGCGCGAAACCGGGCGAGGGCGGACATCTGCCGGGTCACAAAGTGAACGGCTGGATCGGACGTACCCGTGGTGCAACACCGGGTGTGGGATTGATTTCTCCGCCGCCGCACCACGATATTTATTCCATTGAAGACCTGGCGCAGCTGATTTACGACCTCAAAAACGCCAACCGCGATGCCCGCATCAACGTAAAACTCGTATCGGAAGCCGGGGTTGGAACGATTGCCGCCGGTGTATGCAAGGCCAAAGCCGATGCGGTTCTGATTGCGGGTTATGATGGCGGCACAGGTGCTTCGCCGCTGAGCTCCATCAAACATGCCGGTCTGCCGTGGGAACTGGGCCTTTCCGAAACGCACCAGACCCTGGTCCGTAACCGCCTGCGGAACCGTATTGTGGTTCAGGCCGACGGACAGATGAAGACCTCGCGCGACCTCGCCATTGCCACGCTGCTCGGTGCGGAGGAATGGGGTGTGGCCACGGCGGCGCTTGTTGTACAGGGCTGCATCATGATGCGGAAATGCCATAGTAACACCTGTCCGGTGGGTATTGCCACACAGCGCGGAGAACTGCGGGCCAAATTTACCGGGGATCCCGACCACGTGGTAAACTACTTTAAGTTTCTCGTGGCCGGTCTGCGCGAAATCATGGCCGAGCTTGGATTCAGAACCATTGATGAAATGGTCGGCCAGTCCCAGGTGCTTAAGTTCCGTGATGATGTAGATCACTGGAAATACAGAAATCTGGACCTTTCTCCGATTCTCTATAAAGAAACGATCGGAGCGGATGAAGGCGGAACCTATCACTGTAAAAGTCAGAACCACATGCTGGAAAATGTGCTGGACTGGAAACTGGTTGAAGCCGCGAAGGACGCCCTCGAAAACGGTGAAAAGGTCCATGCTGAATTTGATGTGATTAATACGGACCGTTCTGTCGGAACCATTCTTTCGCATGAAGTAACCAAAATCTATGAAGACAAAGGGCTTCCGGACGGCACGATTCATATCAAGCTGAATGGTTCCATCGGTCAGTCCATGGGTGCTTTCATGACGAAGGGCATCGAGCTGGAACTGGAAGGAGATGCCAACGACTATGTGGGCAAAGGTCTGTCCGGCGGTCATCTCATCATCTATCCGAGCAAGGGAGCACAGTTTGTGCCTGAAGAGAATATTCTGGTCGGCAACGTCTGCTTCTACGGAGCGACGGCGGGCAGAGCGTATGTCCGCGGGGTGGCGGGCGAACGTTTCTGCGTGCGGAATTCCGGTGCTGAAGTGGTGGTTGAGGGTATCGGCGATCACGGCTGCGAATACATGACCGGCGGTAAAGTCGTTGTGCTCGGCCGCACCGGCCGCAACTTCGGAGCGGGGATGTCGGGCGGCATTGCCTATGTTTATGACATCGATGGCGATTTTGCGGATAAGTGCAATATGGAGATGATCGAGTTTGAAAAGGTTCATGCCGTCAAAGAGGTTGAAGAACTCAAGGCTATGATCACTGCTCATCAACAGAAAACCGGTTCAACGGTTGCGGCGGCCATCCTGGCCGACTGGGATGCAGCGCTTGCGAAATTCGTTAAAGTTATTCCGACCGACTACAAGCGCATGCTCAGCTATATTGAGCAGGCCCGTGAGAAGGGGGAATACGAAACCGAAGAAGAGATCATTGATGCTGCATTCGATATGCACATCGCGGCGCTCAACGGTTAA
- a CDS encoding acyl-CoA thioesterase, with protein sequence MEYVFETEMMVRDYECDLQGIVNNAVYQNYLEHCRHEFLHDVGIDFAQLCRDGIDAVVIKVDLNYKFPLMPRDVFIVKLGMHKQGRVRFVFDQAIYRKKDEKLILEGAVTGVLTRKGRPIQPDIFDDVFASRGWEF encoded by the coding sequence ATGGAGTATGTGTTCGAAACGGAGATGATGGTTCGCGATTATGAATGCGATCTGCAGGGTATTGTGAACAATGCGGTGTATCAGAACTATCTCGAACACTGCCGGCATGAATTCCTGCACGATGTCGGCATTGATTTTGCACAGCTCTGTCGCGATGGAATTGATGCCGTTGTGATCAAAGTTGATCTGAATTATAAATTTCCGTTAATGCCGCGCGATGTTTTTATTGTGAAACTGGGTATGCACAAGCAGGGGCGGGTCCGGTTTGTGTTTGATCAGGCGATTTATCGGAAAAAGGATGAGAAGCTGATTCTTGAAGGGGCGGTTACCGGTGTTCTGACTCGTAAAGGGCGTCCGATTCAGCCCGATATTTTTGATGACGTATTTGCTTCCAGGGGCTGGGAGTTTTAG
- the rsgA gene encoding ribosome small subunit-dependent GTPase A → MTLEEFGYSDWFADQVNSEMEEGLTVARVTAIHKGECEVSDGEDTHSAKMTGRLRHHAKSKLDYPTVGDWVLVKDFDDEECIGRITRVLKRKSELKRKSAGRTTRYQLIAANIDTAFIMQTLGPGFNLKRLERYLVMVNESGIEPMILMSKTDLLRPEELSARMQEINERMPGIRIFSFSNHSKDGLAEVAELFEPEKTYCIIGTSGVGKTTLLNNLLGEEDYLFTLPVRESDGKGVHSTTWRELITLDNGAHVIDTPGMRELGNMDVNEGIGETFEDIIELSAQCRFNDCSHVNTKGCAVIAAVEAGTLPEARYQNYVRLMKEAAFHEQSALEKRDRDRKLSRFYRSTLSRNRKMKGDV, encoded by the coding sequence ATGACGCTTGAAGAGTTCGGTTACAGCGATTGGTTTGCAGATCAGGTCAACTCCGAAATGGAGGAAGGGCTAACGGTTGCCCGGGTTACAGCCATTCATAAGGGCGAGTGCGAGGTGTCGGACGGCGAGGACACCCATTCGGCAAAAATGACCGGAAGGCTGCGGCATCATGCGAAATCCAAACTGGATTATCCAACGGTCGGTGACTGGGTGCTGGTGAAGGATTTTGACGATGAAGAGTGCATCGGCCGCATTACACGCGTATTGAAGCGGAAATCGGAATTGAAACGGAAATCTGCCGGCCGCACGACACGCTATCAATTGATTGCGGCAAATATTGATACGGCCTTTATCATGCAGACGCTCGGTCCGGGGTTTAATCTGAAACGGCTGGAGCGCTATCTGGTGATGGTGAATGAAAGCGGTATTGAACCGATGATTCTTATGAGCAAAACCGATCTGCTCCGTCCCGAAGAGCTGTCAGCCCGGATGCAGGAAATTAACGAACGTATGCCGGGTATCCGGATTTTTTCTTTCAGTAACCACAGCAAGGATGGCCTGGCGGAGGTTGCCGAACTCTTTGAGCCGGAAAAAACGTATTGTATTATCGGAACATCGGGTGTAGGCAAAACAACCCTGCTGAACAACCTGCTGGGAGAAGAGGATTATCTTTTTACACTTCCTGTCCGGGAATCGGATGGAAAAGGCGTACATTCGACCACCTGGCGGGAGCTGATTACACTGGATAACGGTGCGCATGTGATTGATACCCCCGGCATGCGTGAACTGGGCAATATGGACGTCAATGAAGGGATTGGCGAAACATTCGAAGATATCATCGAACTGTCCGCTCAGTGCAGATTCAACGACTGTTCGCATGTAAATACGAAAGGCTGTGCGGTCATTGCCGCAGTTGAGGCGGGTACACTGCCCGAAGCACGGTATCAAAATTATGTCCGTCTCATGAAAGAGGCGGCATTTCATGAGCAATCCGCTCTGGAAAAACGGGACAGGGACCGGAAGCTGAGTCGGTTTTACCGCTCAACCCTGAGCCGGAATCGAAAAATGAAAGGTGATGTCTGA